In Methanocaldococcus lauensis, a single genomic region encodes these proteins:
- a CDS encoding YIP1 family protein, whose translation MDIKELILNPNNFFKNLSNKEISLKEPFIIVLVFSILLSIYSYYTSSVMFKIFPPDMQSMLSFMTIISAISAFIGGFVAWLLIAIVMHIISMAFGGNGSFKRTFEFTGYGFLPNLIALCITIPIGYYFLSNVHIPTLSMEQLQNPIIVKMVMKQIFPKTLIYTNTLIGFAVTIWNLYIWTYAIKYARNLELKKAFITALIPTVIFGLYQLYSVLKFL comes from the coding sequence ATGGATATAAAGGAACTCATCTTAAATCCAAACAACTTCTTTAAAAATTTGTCTAATAAAGAAATCTCTCTTAAAGAGCCCTTTATTATTGTCTTAGTTTTCTCTATACTTTTATCAATATACTCCTACTATACATCATCAGTTATGTTTAAAATCTTTCCTCCAGATATGCAGAGCATGTTATCATTTATGACAATTATATCAGCGATTTCAGCATTTATTGGAGGGTTTGTGGCGTGGCTATTAATAGCAATAGTTATGCATATTATATCAATGGCATTTGGTGGGAATGGCTCTTTTAAAAGAACTTTTGAATTCACTGGCTATGGATTTTTACCTAATTTAATTGCTTTATGTATAACTATACCAATTGGATACTATTTCCTATCAAATGTTCATATTCCTACATTATCAATGGAACAACTACAAAACCCTATTATTGTTAAAATGGTTATGAAACAGATATTTCCAAAAACTTTAATATACACCAATACATTAATAGGATTTGCTGTAACGATATGGAACTTATATATATGGACTTATGCTATAAAATATGCAAGAAACTTAGAGTTAAAGAAGGCATTTATAACTGCATTAATCCCAACAGTTATATTTGGTTTATATCAACTATACAGTGTATTAAAATTTCTATAA
- a CDS encoding roadblock/LC7 domain-containing protein has protein sequence MIDRVLVELNKTEGIKGSMVVGKDGLVIASQLPGNVDAELVGAMASAAFGASERTISEIGMGNLEQAMVEGEHGKILMIDAGEGILVVLTDAKVNLGLIRINMKRAAEKIKAMI, from the coding sequence ATGATAGATAGAGTATTAGTAGAATTAAATAAGACAGAAGGGATTAAAGGTTCAATGGTTGTAGGAAAAGATGGTTTAGTTATAGCCTCACAATTGCCAGGAAATGTCGATGCTGAACTTGTAGGGGCTATGGCATCTGCGGCATTTGGGGCTTCTGAAAGAACAATATCAGAAATAGGGATGGGTAATTTAGAGCAGGCAATGGTTGAAGGAGAGCATGGAAAAATATTGATGATTGATGCAGGAGAAGGAATTTTAGTCGTTTTAACAGATGCAAAAGTTAATTTAGGTTTAATTAGAATTAACATGAAAAGAGCCGCTGAAAAGATAAAGGCTATGATTTAA
- a CDS encoding methanogenesis marker 17 protein: MAEIIVQCDDKAGKEIYTKVIQTALEDLLLGKSIIRVEFIAKEKEPYFILGVLPKPTRKMIKIRDFAEIVEQKKQDGKTIYKLKITDETYVPYLLKKIHVIEQPSRFEIITDSEIDLDMDIYDTQKDFIDKVMDFMNRVFPEGMRIRNTYIDKAIVSIASERPFKPEEIEEALKLKEKLETMNTAGYY; the protein is encoded by the coding sequence ATGGCTGAGATTATTGTTCAATGCGATGATAAAGCTGGAAAGGAAATATATACGAAAGTTATACAAACTGCATTGGAAGATTTGTTATTAGGAAAATCAATAATTAGAGTAGAATTTATTGCTAAAGAAAAAGAACCTTATTTTATATTGGGAGTTCTTCCAAAACCAACAAGAAAGATGATTAAAATAAGAGATTTTGCTGAAATTGTGGAACAAAAAAAACAAGATGGTAAAACCATATATAAGTTAAAGATAACTGATGAAACCTATGTTCCATACTTATTAAAAAAGATACATGTTATAGAGCAACCTTCAAGATTTGAGATTATAACTGATTCTGAAATTGATTTAGATATGGATATCTACGATACTCAGAAAGATTTTATAGATAAAGTAATGGATTTTATGAACAGAGTTTTTCCTGAGGGTATGAGGATCAGAAACACATACATAGACAAGGCTATTGTTTCAATAGCCTCTGAAAGACCATTTAAACCCGAAGAAATAGAAGAGGCTTTAAAATTAAAAGAAAAATTAGAGACAATGAATACCGCTGGATATTATTAA
- a CDS encoding type II toxin-antitoxin system RelE family toxin has protein sequence MFKKSFIKDLKNLPKNIQRKIKKLVFEEIPNKNSLSEIPDVKKLKGSENYYRIRIGDYRIGFKYENGKIIFYRVLHRKQIYKKFP, from the coding sequence ATATTTAAAAAATCTTTTATTAAAGATTTAAAAAATCTACCTAAAAACATCCAGAGAAAAATTAAAAAATTAGTTTTTGAAGAAATTCCAAATAAAAATAGTTTATCTGAAATTCCAGATGTAAAAAAGTTAAAAGGGTCAGAGAATTACTACAGAATTAGAATAGGGGATTATAGAATTGGTTTTAAATATGAAAATGGGAAGATTATTTTTTATAGAGTATTACACAGAAAACAGATTTACAAAAAATTTCCATGA
- a CDS encoding antitoxin gives MGIVQSYITDEKGNIKGVIVDYKIFKKIEELLLDYGLLKAMEEVEDEEEIDLETAKKLLE, from the coding sequence ATGGGCATTGTTCAATCATATATTACAGATGAGAAAGGAAATATTAAAGGGGTTATAGTAGATTATAAGATATTTAAAAAAATTGAAGAATTATTATTAGATTATGGACTTTTAAAGGCAATGGAAGAGGTAGAAGATGAGGAAGAAATTGATTTAGAAACGGCTAAAAAGTTATTAGAATAG
- a CDS encoding ABC transporter permease, whose product MYFEMAKRNLKRHFLRSILALLGIIIGVAAISSLGILGGGLKQGIMENLGSISNYIIIFPNYQNGYTSIDKKDIDRLRILNCKIIPIYASSDYVYIKGKNKRAYANIFGIDKNDIKYLNLGVKVSDTSAAVDTFFSKVNDVSIGNQLEIKNISLRINGIYNSTFLFPDNSLILTAKTYKRFYGNENYSRVILYVKNINDINKIKNETEKILNRNEKKYIILSLNSIINKINDVINKVSYFLMGIGAISLLVAGIGIGNVMLMSVVERTKEIGVMRSLGASKRDIILLFLYEALILGIIGSLIGSFLSLFFGYLIVHYLLKTSLSYYAIVYMIIGTIFGILTSLISALYPAYKAANLDPIKALRNE is encoded by the coding sequence ATGTATTTTGAAATGGCTAAGAGAAATTTAAAAAGGCATTTTTTGAGAAGTATTTTAGCATTGTTAGGGATAATTATTGGAGTAGCGGCAATATCTTCATTAGGAATTTTGGGAGGAGGATTAAAACAAGGAATTATGGAAAATTTGGGAAGTATTTCAAATTATATTATAATATTTCCAAATTATCAGAATGGATATACATCAATTGATAAAAAAGATATTGATAGATTAAGAATTTTAAATTGTAAGATTATTCCAATTTATGCCTCATCGGATTATGTGTATATAAAAGGTAAAAATAAAAGGGCTTATGCAAATATCTTTGGTATTGATAAAAATGATATAAAGTATTTAAATTTAGGAGTAAAAGTTTCAGACACATCAGCTGCTGTTGATACCTTTTTTTCAAAAGTAAATGATGTTAGTATTGGAAATCAATTGGAGATAAAAAATATATCTTTAAGAATTAATGGAATATACAATAGTACATTTCTTTTTCCAGATAACTCTTTAATTTTAACCGCAAAAACATATAAAAGATTTTATGGAAATGAGAATTATTCAAGAGTTATTTTATATGTCAAAAACATAAATGATATAAATAAAATCAAAAATGAAACTGAAAAAATCCTAAATAGGAATGAGAAAAAATATATCATTTTATCCTTAAATTCAATAATTAACAAGATTAATGACGTTATAAATAAAGTTTCTTACTTTTTAATGGGTATAGGGGCTATTTCTCTATTAGTTGCTGGAATTGGAATTGGAAACGTTATGTTAATGAGTGTTGTTGAAAGAACAAAAGAAATTGGAGTAATGAGAAGTTTGGGAGCTTCAAAAAGAGACATTATATTATTATTTTTATATGAGGCATTAATTTTGGGGATTATTGGTTCTTTAATAGGATCATTTTTGAGTTTATTCTTTGGTTATTTAATTGTACATTATCTGTTAAAAACATCACTATCTTATTATGCAATAGTTTATATGATAATTGGAACTATATTTGGAATTTTAACTTCTTTAATCTCTGCCTTATATCCTGCATATAAAGCGGCAAATTTAGACCCAATAAAGGCGTTAAGAAATGAATAA
- a CDS encoding DUF366 family protein yields MNFEIFDTDYITIIFVKDKLNYTGREIEPLWAFKVFNVQKDNIVVFRGKMEVPIDNMKDLKDIKREKDIDIPIKSDDAINFVIEHFDNIDLKTIYLRQRLLVCITKEIIEDNCNLKLRRDGDDLYYNNKKLSVCIACKGIVSSKIHLGINVKSKGAKHIEIIGLEYLGIKDIDKIMKDIAIKYAEEINKIEKDIRKTLPLY; encoded by the coding sequence ATGAACTTTGAGATTTTTGATACTGATTATATAACAATAATTTTTGTTAAAGATAAACTAAATTATACTGGAAGAGAGATAGAGCCGTTATGGGCTTTTAAAGTTTTTAATGTTCAAAAAGATAACATAGTTGTTTTTAGAGGTAAAATGGAAGTTCCAATTGATAATATGAAGGATTTGAAAGACATAAAAAGAGAAAAAGATATAGATATACCAATAAAATCTGATGATGCCATAAATTTTGTTATAGAGCATTTTGATAACATAGATTTAAAGACAATATATTTAAGGCAGAGATTGTTAGTTTGCATAACTAAAGAAATTATTGAAGATAATTGTAATTTAAAACTAAGGAGAGATGGGGATGATTTATACTATAATAACAAAAAACTGTCTGTATGTATTGCCTGTAAAGGAATTGTTTCTTCAAAGATACACTTAGGAATTAATGTAAAATCAAAAGGAGCAAAACATATAGAAATTATAGGATTGGAATATTTGGGAATAAAGGATATTGATAAAATTATGAAAGATATAGCAATTAAATATGCTGAGGAAATAAATAAAATAGAAAAAGATATTAGAAAGACACTTCCATTATATTAA
- a CDS encoding stage II sporulation protein M, with protein sequence MKNFPIILTILIFSIGFISGFIFINDFSKNYKEEEINQKLNIKFNFPFILTNNLKVIFLMLAGSITFGLSTFINLIFNGFNVGVLIGSTFQTNEPLKLILALILPHGIFEIPAMLISALAGFKIPYEITLYLLDKKQKPLTEEDIKEFLKLALISIILIVIAAFVEVYITPKVANYLLT encoded by the coding sequence ATGAAAAACTTTCCAATAATATTAACAATTTTAATCTTCTCAATAGGATTCATATCTGGTTTTATATTCATAAATGACTTTTCAAAAAACTACAAAGAAGAAGAAATAAATCAAAAGTTAAATATAAAATTTAATTTTCCTTTTATATTAACAAACAACTTAAAAGTTATATTTTTAATGTTAGCAGGTTCTATAACTTTTGGTTTATCCACTTTTATAAACTTAATATTCAACGGTTTTAATGTAGGTGTTTTAATTGGTTCGACTTTCCAAACTAATGAACCTTTAAAATTAATTTTAGCCTTAATTCTTCCACACGGCATATTTGAAATTCCGGCAATGCTTATATCTGCACTTGCTGGGTTTAAGATTCCTTATGAAATAACTCTCTATTTATTAGACAAAAAACAAAAACCACTTACAGAAGAAGATATAAAAGAATTCTTAAAATTAGCATTAATTTCAATAATATTAATTGTTATAGCCGCTTTCGTAGAGGTTTATATTACACCAAAAGTAGCAAATTATTTATTAACATAA
- a CDS encoding stage II sporulation protein M, with the protein MKNLPIILTILIFSIGFISGFILINDFSKNYKGEEINQKLNIKFNFPFILTNNLKVIFLMLAGSITFGLSTFINLIYNGFNVGVLIGSTFQTNEPLKLILALILPHGIFEIPALLISAVAGFKIPYEITLYLLDKKEKPITEEDIKEFLKLALISIILIIIAAFVEVYITPKVANLILK; encoded by the coding sequence ATGAAAAACCTACCTATAATATTAACAATTTTAATCTTCTCAATAGGATTCATATCTGGCTTTATACTCATAAATGACTTTTCAAAAAACTACAAAGGAGAAGAAATAAATCAAAAGTTAAATATAAAATTTAATTTTCCTTTTATATTAACAAACAACTTAAAAGTTATCTTTTTAATGTTAGCTGGCTCTATAACTTTCGGTTTATCCACTTTTATAAACTTAATATACAACGGTTTTAATGTAGGTGTTTTAATTGGTTCCACATTTCAAACTAATGAACCTTTAAAATTAATTTTAGCCTTAATTCTTCCGCACGGAATATTTGAAATCCCAGCACTATTAATATCAGCAGTAGCAGGTTTCAAAATCCCCTATGAAATAACTCTTTATCTCTTAGACAAAAAAGAAAAACCAATAACAGAAGAAGATATAAAAGAATTTTTAAAATTAGCATTAATTTCAATAATATTGATAATTATAGCCGCTTTTGTGGAGGTTTATATCACTCCAAAAGTAGCAAATTTAATTCTAAAATGA
- a CDS encoding radical SAM protein, with amino-acid sequence MIILRNEICDKLEDIVKNLKIVKHCIGCEGINLEIENPYHHPSIELTQKCNLNCIYCYSKHKNIKRGIYGNLENAKAVTISQYGEPLMDLEGVKKGIEFCKDLDLRVDLQTNGVLLNEKIIEEFKDLGLDIIMISLSSFNREKYKLLTGRDYFSKVLENIKIASKYLHTIVRTIYIPGFNDNDLLKLSKELNGYVDEIMVHHLILYKENENSLKNLNINFDEVGKIKNLLLMVNKMQENSPKINVTIKGCLLVQLKEMDGFILNNITYDVFSEVPDIKREYKPLPW; translated from the coding sequence ATGATAATTTTAAGAAACGAAATTTGCGATAAATTGGAAGATATTGTTAAAAATTTAAAGATAGTTAAGCATTGTATAGGATGTGAAGGGATAAATTTAGAAATTGAAAATCCTTATCATCATCCCTCTATAGAACTTACTCAAAAATGTAATTTGAACTGTATTTACTGTTATTCTAAGCATAAAAATATAAAGAGAGGTATTTATGGAAATTTAGAAAATGCAAAGGCGGTTACAATATCTCAATACGGAGAGCCACTAATGGATTTGGAAGGAGTAAAAAAAGGTATTGAATTTTGTAAGGATTTGGATTTAAGAGTGGATTTGCAAACCAATGGAGTTTTATTAAATGAAAAAATTATAGAGGAATTTAAAGATTTAGGTTTGGATATAATAATGATTAGTTTAAGTTCTTTTAATAGAGAAAAGTATAAATTATTAACTGGAAGGGATTACTTTTCCAAAGTTTTAGAGAATATAAAAATAGCCTCAAAGTATTTACATACAATTGTTAGAACTATATATATTCCAGGATTTAATGATAATGATTTATTAAAATTATCTAAAGAACTTAACGGCTATGTAGATGAAATTATGGTACATCATCTAATTTTATACAAAGAAAATGAGAATTCCTTAAAAAATCTAAATATAAACTTTGATGAGGTTGGTAAAATTAAAAATTTATTATTAATGGTAAATAAAATGCAAGAAAATTCCCCAAAAATTAATGTTACTATTAAAGGATGCTTATTAGTTCAATTAAAGGAAATGGATGGTTTTATATTAAACAATATAACTTATGATGTTTTTTCAGAAGTTCCAGATATTAAAAGGGAATATAAACCATTACCGTGGTGA
- a CDS encoding CARDB domain-containing protein: MRELKNLLITFLLFILLTQTSAYITFKNIDYKTQYLEPSKTYDLYVTFESDEEINNTVVYIKPYNQMSEEYIQIIKGKQWIGHLFPSEIGVAHFIIKIKDNAPNYDYKMVVYCNYTKNGEQYSENRIFTLPVRGKANIIIKPKSNILKVGTNKVLILLTNKGTGTAENIKITFQNSNNLVILGDNTFTITSLSPKITTCIPLTIFAKKEGVYSINYKISYENPYDLLELTQKSETINGDSKTETLTYQNKNIVENTGIISFNVFPNKLISININNPIITVGKINNLTITIKNNYKDSLFIVQISKYFIGNNQKTVFIKKGETKNITFQIKVDKEGITSIPVVIYFDNNQIEKNLTIDVIGKADLVLSGIDVESSFNEVKITGDIDNIGTGKAKSVLISIVRTKNIIPKKPYENYFVGTLNPDDYGSFELHCVINGNVSEIPIKITYRDENNNLITINKTIKINKEVISLKNENSEEINYLVIGIGIIFVIGVVYLIYRGFKKGKND, encoded by the coding sequence ATGAGAGAATTAAAAAATCTATTAATTACTTTTTTACTTTTTATTCTTTTAACTCAAACCTCTGCCTATATAACATTTAAAAATATTGACTATAAAACTCAATACTTAGAGCCTTCAAAAACCTATGATTTATATGTAACATTTGAATCAGATGAGGAGATTAACAACACCGTTGTTTATATAAAACCTTACAACCAAATGTCAGAAGAATATATTCAAATAATTAAAGGTAAGCAGTGGATAGGACATCTTTTCCCATCTGAAATTGGTGTTGCTCATTTTATTATAAAAATTAAAGATAATGCACCAAATTATGACTATAAAATGGTAGTTTATTGTAACTATACTAAAAATGGAGAACAATACTCTGAAAATAGAATTTTTACACTTCCTGTAAGAGGAAAGGCAAATATTATAATAAAACCTAAAAGTAATATTCTAAAAGTTGGAACTAATAAAGTTTTAATTCTATTAACTAATAAAGGAACAGGAACAGCTGAGAATATTAAAATAACCTTTCAAAATTCAAACAATTTAGTAATTTTAGGAGACAATACTTTTACAATAACATCTTTGAGTCCTAAAATTACAACTTGCATTCCACTAACAATATTTGCTAAAAAAGAGGGAGTTTATTCTATAAATTATAAAATATCCTACGAAAATCCTTATGATTTATTGGAATTAACTCAAAAATCAGAAACAATAAACGGGGATTCAAAAACAGAAACATTAACATATCAGAATAAAAATATAGTTGAAAATACAGGAATTATATCATTCAATGTGTTTCCAAATAAATTAATTTCGATAAATATAAATAATCCAATAATAACAGTTGGAAAAATTAATAATTTAACAATCACAATAAAAAATAATTATAAAGATTCTTTATTTATAGTCCAAATAAGTAAATACTTTATTGGAAATAACCAAAAAACCGTATTCATTAAAAAAGGAGAAACAAAAAATATAACATTCCAAATAAAAGTAGATAAAGAAGGAATTACCTCAATTCCCGTAGTTATATACTTTGATAACAACCAAATAGAGAAAAACTTAACGATAGATGTTATAGGAAAGGCAGATTTAGTTTTAAGTGGGATTGATGTAGAAAGTTCATTTAATGAGGTAAAAATAACAGGGGATATTGACAATATAGGAACTGGAAAGGCGAAGAGTGTTCTAATCTCAATAGTAAGAACTAAGAATATAATCCCAAAAAAGCCATATGAGAACTATTTTGTAGGAACATTAAATCCTGATGATTATGGAAGTTTTGAATTACACTGTGTAATAAATGGAAATGTAAGCGAAATTCCAATTAAAATAACATATAGGGACGAAAATAATAACCTAATTACTATCAATAAAACAATAAAAATTAATAAAGAAGTTATTTCCTTAAAAAATGAAAATAGTGAGGAAATTAATTATTTAGTAATAGGGATAGGAATTATATTTGTTATAGGAGTGGTTTATTTGATTTATAGAGGATTTAAAAAGGGAAAAAATGATTAA
- a CDS encoding ABC transporter ATP-binding protein, with protein sequence MIKLKNVTKIYKMGDETIYALKNVNLTIDEGEFVSIMGPSGSGKSTLLNIIGCLDKPTEGEVYIDNIRTNDLDDNELTKIRRDKIGFVFQQFNLIPLLTALENVELPLIFKYRNSMSKEERRKRALECLKMAELEERFANHKPNQLSGGQQQRVAIARALANNPPIILADEPTGALDSKTGEKIMMLLKKLNENGKTIIVVTHDPNVARFGNRIIYIKDGRIEKEEVLIRGDYDK encoded by the coding sequence ATGATTAAACTAAAAAATGTAACAAAAATCTACAAAATGGGAGATGAGACAATATATGCTTTAAAAAATGTAAATCTAACTATTGATGAGGGGGAATTTGTTTCAATTATGGGCCCTTCTGGAAGTGGAAAATCAACTTTATTAAATATTATTGGTTGTTTGGACAAACCAACAGAAGGAGAGGTTTATATTGACAATATAAGGACAAATGACTTAGATGACAATGAATTAACAAAAATTAGGAGAGATAAAATTGGTTTTGTCTTTCAGCAATTTAATTTAATTCCTTTACTAACAGCCTTGGAAAATGTAGAACTTCCACTAATTTTTAAGTATAGAAATTCAATGAGTAAAGAAGAGAGAAGAAAAAGGGCTTTAGAGTGTTTAAAAATGGCTGAATTAGAGGAGAGATTTGCCAATCATAAGCCAAATCAATTGAGTGGGGGACAACAGCAAAGAGTAGCTATAGCGAGGGCTTTGGCAAATAATCCACCAATTATATTAGCAGATGAACCAACGGGAGCTTTAGACAGTAAGACTGGAGAAAAGATTATGATGTTGTTAAAAAAATTAAATGAAAATGGAAAAACTATAATTGTAGTTACTCACGACCCAAATGTTGCAAGATTTGGAAATAGAATAATTTACATTAAAGATGGAAGAATTGAGAAAGAAGAGGTATTAATTAGGGGAGATTATGATAAATAA
- a CDS encoding AIR synthase related protein, which translates to MENLEYELKIAINHILETNYPRKAFWHFDDLVENLKCGIKAGDDAIVVNNFVLNMEGPYPLKLGSKTALIHTACDVVAMGAKPKFALNAIQAKNEDEIKYAVNGLRKQSVGLNIPIIGGNTQTIEGLKSCISVAVFGELIDENLIIRDGGAKEGDLLIMLGDPVEGDVGERIYKAKKKFDTYLEILNKNIKINACKDASRGGWLGNLLEMLIKSKKGANIYSLPYPRATRYLGTYILAVPEEEYKKVVDIAVKNRCPIILFGKILERPSLIIGTKEYISESDMLKLIKNFPYKY; encoded by the coding sequence ATGGAAAATTTAGAATATGAGTTAAAGATTGCTATAAATCACATATTAGAAACAAATTATCCACGAAAAGCCTTTTGGCATTTTGATGACTTAGTTGAAAATTTAAAATGTGGTATTAAAGCAGGAGATGACGCTATAGTAGTAAATAATTTTGTTTTAAATATGGAAGGTCCATATCCTCTAAAATTAGGTAGTAAAACAGCATTAATTCATACAGCATGTGATGTAGTGGCAATGGGGGCTAAGCCAAAATTTGCATTAAATGCTATTCAAGCAAAAAATGAAGATGAGATAAAATATGCTGTTAATGGGTTAAGAAAGCAGAGTGTTGGCTTAAATATTCCAATAATTGGGGGAAATACTCAGACAATTGAAGGTCTAAAATCTTGCATTTCAGTAGCTGTTTTTGGGGAGTTAATTGACGAAAATTTAATAATAAGGGATGGAGGGGCTAAGGAAGGAGATTTATTAATTATGCTTGGAGATCCTGTAGAGGGCGATGTTGGAGAAAGAATTTATAAAGCAAAGAAAAAATTTGATACATACTTAGAAATTTTAAATAAAAATATTAAAATAAACGCCTGTAAAGATGCTTCAAGAGGAGGATGGTTAGGTAACCTATTGGAAATGTTAATTAAATCAAAGAAAGGGGCTAATATATATTCTCTCCCATATCCAAGAGCTACAAGATACTTGGGAACTTATATATTAGCAGTTCCAGAGGAAGAATATAAAAAAGTAGTTGATATTGCTGTAAAAAATAGATGTCCTATAATATTGTTTGGTAAGATATTGGAAAGACCAAGTTTGATTATAGGCACAAAGGAATATATATCAGAAAGTGATATGCTAAAATTGATAAAAAATTTTCCATATAAGTATTAA
- a CDS encoding methanogenesis marker 15 protein, which translates to MIKIALLTCGAEWSGVYREIEKAANSVGGELVFPEVDLSYIDEVEERLGFKVGSANLKLMFARAMSIIEGNTDAEAVFIATCFRCAEGALVRNEVRKLIQQNTNLPVVMYSFTERTKASELLTRMEALTTIVERKSLLARKKQEGISLGIDSGSTTTKAVVMIDDDVAGTGWIYTKDVIGSAKEAVDNALKEAGISLDQVETIGTTGYGRYTVGKYFNADLIQEELTVNSKGAAYLADKQEGEATVIDIGGMDNKAISLYDAIPDGFTMGGICAGASGRFFEITARRLGVSLQELGELAAKGDWRKIKMNSYCIVFGIQDLVTALAEGAKPEDVAAAAAHSVAEQVFEQQLQEVDVRDPVILVGGSSLLKGLVLAMEEVLGRKIIVPRYSQLIGAVGAALLASGFRYKKIKS; encoded by the coding sequence ATGATAAAGATTGCATTATTAACATGCGGTGCAGAATGGAGCGGAGTTTATCGTGAAATAGAAAAAGCGGCTAATAGTGTTGGAGGAGAGTTAGTTTTTCCAGAAGTCGATTTATCGTATATTGATGAAGTTGAAGAAAGATTAGGTTTTAAGGTAGGATCTGCAAATTTAAAACTAATGTTTGCAAGGGCAATGTCAATTATTGAAGGAAATACAGATGCTGAGGCAGTGTTTATAGCAACATGTTTTAGATGTGCAGAAGGTGCATTGGTTAGAAATGAAGTTAGAAAACTTATTCAGCAGAATACCAATTTACCAGTTGTTATGTATTCTTTTACTGAAAGAACTAAGGCTTCTGAGTTATTAACAAGAATGGAAGCATTAACTACAATCGTTGAAAGAAAATCATTACTCGCAAGAAAGAAACAGGAAGGTATAAGTTTAGGAATAGATAGTGGTTCTACAACTACAAAGGCAGTTGTTATGATAGATGACGATGTTGCAGGAACTGGTTGGATCTATACTAAGGATGTAATTGGCTCTGCTAAAGAGGCAGTTGATAATGCATTAAAAGAGGCGGGAATATCATTAGATCAAGTAGAAACTATTGGAACAACTGGATATGGGAGATACACAGTTGGAAAATACTTTAATGCTGATTTAATACAAGAAGAATTAACTGTTAACTCAAAAGGAGCGGCATATTTGGCGGATAAGCAGGAAGGGGAGGCAACTGTTATAGACATTGGAGGGATGGATAATAAGGCTATCTCATTATATGATGCTATTCCTGATGGTTTCACTATGGGGGGAATCTGTGCTGGTGCAAGTGGTAGATTCTTTGAGATAACTGCAAGAAGGTTGGGGGTTTCTCTACAGGAGTTAGGAGAGTTGGCAGCAAAAGGTGATTGGAGAAAAATAAAAATGAATAGTTATTGTATTGTCTTTGGTATTCAAGATTTAGTTACAGCCTTAGCTGAAGGTGCAAAACCAGAAGATGTTGCTGCTGCTGCGGCTCACTCAGTTGCTGAGCAAGTTTTTGAGCAACAACTTCAAGAGGTAGATGTTAGAGATCCAGTAATATTGGTTGGAGGTAGTAGTTTGTTAAAAGGTTTAGTTTTAGCAATGGAAGAAGTTTTAGGAAGAAAGATTATTGTTCCAAGATACTCTCAATTAATTGGAGCTGTTGGAGCCGCTTTATTAGCATCTGGATTTAGATATAAAAAGATAAAATCATAA